TTGAGGAGGAAGGTTAAGCTTATCTGTGTCTACGTTGAAGAATATGCTGCCAGTAAAATCTACTGTTCCACTTAGAGAAGTAAATTCTTGTGTTATCTCATCATAGCTAAAGCTATAGTCATTACCTACAGGACTGGGAACATATCCAACAGCATAGGTGTAACCCAAAGCTGGTACGGCTGTATTTTGTACGGAAGCTAAAGATAGACCTAATGACTGTAGTTCTTCAAGCGCCTCTGTATCAAATCTGATGCTTTCGTAACCGTCAACAAATTTATACACTTTGGCTTGAGCCTGAACACTTAACGGCACGCTGACTGCTACGGCGGTAGTCAGTCCAAGAATTCCAGCAAAAATGTAGTTACGCATGTTTTAAGTTGTGAGTAAAATTTTAGGAATGATGTCAACATCTAAAGAAAAAATTCAGGAAAAAAACACTCAGCTTATTCCACTTTTACTTCTGTTTTTTTATCTGCGAAACTGCAAATAAAACGCCAAACATTAAAAATCCTAACCCTGCTGACGGTTCGGGTACACTTCTACCACTGACCACCCTCAATTCAAACGGGAAGGACAAAGCGAAAGTTTGATACCCATTATTAAAGGAAGCAGAAATATCAGACTCTTGAGGAGAGTCTTCAGAAACAAACTGAACATTTCCACCACCGGCAGCCACATCTTTTAAAAAAGCATCAGCCAACCCCGACGTTAAAGAATCTAACCCAGCCACTTTAGACACTGGGATTGGGTCATTCAAAATGATATTCAAGTTATCACCAAAATTAGCACCATTGTC
This genomic interval from Nostoc flagelliforme CCNUN1 contains the following:
- a CDS encoding PEP-CTERM sorting domain-containing protein, which translates into the protein MRNYIFAGILGLTTAVAVSVPLSVQAQAKVYKFVDGYESIRFDTEALEELQSLGLSLASVQNTAVPALGYTYAVGYVPSPVGNDYSFSYDEITQEFTSLSGTVDFTGSIFFNVDTDKLNLPPQLELGNLSAEPAVDFNVKDTVTTGLPIFALVPTAPVNVDLNNQTVKLNFAAFATQEFSDFLVSAGATKPIAGLKLGDVQGDRTITQVIEPSTALAVLMAASSALAVRKRHRVK